The Thermovibrio guaymasensis genomic interval AGGACCTTGAAGAGGCCCACCCTGAAATAGTTACCCCAGACTCTCCAACCCAGAGGATTGCCCCCGCCTTTACCGGTGAGTTTGAGAAGGTAAAACACTACGCAGAGATGACTTCCCTTGAGAATACCTACTCTCCAGAGGACTTAAGGGAGTGGGATAGGAAGGTTAAGGAGCTTCTGGGGGTAGATGAAGTTGAGTACATAGTTGAGCCAAAGTTTGACGGTGCAAGCGTTGAGCTTGTTTACCAGAACGACCTCTTCGTTCGGGGTGCAACCAGGGGAGACGGAATTTACGGCGAGGACATTACAGTTAACCTTAGGACAATTAAGTCTATTCCTTTAAGGGCTCCCTTTTCAAAGTACGGTATAGACCTTATCTCAGTCCGAGGCGAAGTCATAATGCCAAAGAGCGTCTTTAAGAGGCTAAACGAGGAGAGGGAAAGGAAGGGGTTAACTCCATTTGCAAACCCTAGAAACGCCGCAGCCGGAACGATACGGCTTAAGAACCCTGCTGAGGTTGCAAAGAGGGGCCTTGACTGTTACGTCTATCAGATCCTCCACTCTGAGCCAAAGAGGCTGTGTGAGGATATAAGAACTCAGAAGGGAGCCCTTGAACTCCTTTCAAACTGTGGGTTTAAAACCCCTCCAATTCAAAAAATCTGTAAAAGCATTGATGAAGTGATAGAGACAGTTCTGGCGGCTCAAGAGGAGAGGGAGAGCTGGGACTTTGAGGCCGACGGAATGGTTGTAAAGGTAAACGATACCTGCGCTTGGGAGAAGCTAGGAGAAACCCTCCACCACCCCCGCTGGGCAGTTGCCTACAAGTTCCCGGCAAAACAGGCAGTAACTAAGCTTATTGACGTTGTCTGGCAGGTTGGAAGGACAGGAGCTCTAACTCCAGTTGCAATCCTTGAACCTGTTGAGGTCGGAGGGGTAATAGTCTCAAGGGCTACGCTCTTTAACCCAGACTTTATCAGGATGAAGGATATAAGGCTTGGGGACTACGTAATAGTTGAGAGAGCTGGTGAAACAATTCCCTACATAGTTGGTCCCGTTGTTGATAGGAGAACAGGGGATGAGAAGCCAATAGAAGTTCCAACCCACTGCCCTGTTTGTGGAGCTCCAATTGTTAAAGAGCTTGACGAGGCAGTTCCCCGTTGTCCTAACATTAACTGTCCAGCTCAGCTTAAGGAGCACTTAATCTACTGGGGAAAGGTCCTTGATATTAAAGGGCTTGGAGAGGCAACTGCAAACCAGCTTATGAAGAAGGGTCTCGTTAAATCTATTGCAGACCTATACTACCTTGATAAGAAAGATCTAATTAGGCTCCCCGGTTGGGGAATTAAGAAGGCCCAAAACCTTCTTGAGCAGATTGAGAAGTCAAAATCAGCTCCCTTCTGGAAGAAGTTAACCGCCCTTGGAATTCGCCACGTCGGTGAAAAGACCGCCCAGCTCCTTGCCAAGCGCTTTAAGAACATTAAGGAACTTATGGAGGCAGACTTTACCACTCTGGCCTCAATCCCCGGGATTGGCCCGATAACCGCAACCAGTATAAAGAACTTCTTTAAGGCCGAGCAGAACATTGAGATGATTAAACGCCTTGAAGAGGCAGGATTTAAGTTTGAAAGGACTCCTGAGGAGGAAGCAGAACAGGAGCTCCCAAAACCCCTTGCAGGTCAAAATATCGTCTTTACCGGAGAGCTTGACCACTTTACAAGGAAAGAGGCCCAGCACATTGTGGGGCTCCTTGGAGGAAACCCGACAAACTCTGTTACTCGTAGGACCAGTTTCGTCGTTGTAGGTAAGAACCCTGGCTCAAAGTACCAAAGGGCTCAGAAGTTAGGGATTAAGATGATTAACGAGGAAGAGTTTATTAATATGCTTAAGGAGTACGCTAAAGAGAACCCTGAAGTTAGGAAAATTCTTCAAGAAAAAGGCCTTCTTTAATTAAGGAGGAGGCTTTGGCGAGGAAGGAGATAGTCACGGGGAATGAGCTTCTCTTTTCATATCAGAGGGGAAAGAAAGTTTACCTATGTAGCTCTCAGACGTTCTACTCTGAGGTAGCCGGCGCTTACCTCCTCTACCCTCCCCTTTACTCTGAACTAGATGAGTACGTGAAAGTCTCAGATAGCTACCTCTGGAGTATTGCAAATCTTATGGCCGAAGGTTTAGCTGGAAGGGATGTGAAGGTAGAGCTCTTAAAGGCTGTAGAGGAAATTAACCGGTTGTTTGAAAAGGGGAGGGGAGTTCTTCCCTCAAAGAGGAGCTTTAGCTCTTTTAAATGGAGCCCTTTCCCAAGTAGGGAAGTAAATATTCCTTCAACTGGAAAAGGAGGTTTTCTTCACTTCATAAAGGAAGGGGGAAAGAGAGCCTTTTCCGTTTTCCTCTACGTTCCTGAAGCTGGGCCGACCAGTTGGTATGAGAGTAAAAAGAGGCTATATAGCAGGCTCTTACCTCTACTTCCAGAGGGTATGAAGAAGGAAATAGACTACCTATTAAGTAAGTGTTCTGATTCTCTCTTTGGACCTGTTGCAGGTTACTTCCTTAGACACGGAGAACCTCTAGATTGGAAGTTTTACTCAAGAACTAAAGATGGAGTATACAGGATTTACACTCTCTACCCTAAGAACCTAAAGTCGAGGAAGAGGTACTCAAAGGAGAAAGTTAAGGAGAGAGCCCTAGAAATTTTAAAAGGTTCTTTAGAGTACCAGTCGGTTTCGAGAAATCAGAAGCTAAAGGAGGTTGTTGAAAGGGAATTTGAGGAGCTCTACAACGCCTTTTCCCGCCTCCTTGAACTTACTTGGGACTTTCATAAGAACTACAGCAAACACCTTTTAAAAGCTTTAGACCTTGAGTTTAATGAGATCAAGGTTATTAACTACTCCCAAGAGTCTAGGAAAAAGGTTCCCTTCTCCGTTTCAGGTAGTAGGGTCGAGATAGAGAAGGCCAAAATCCTTCACTTTGGGAAGGGAGGAAAGGTAGTTAACCTCCTAAAAAGGAAGTTGGGAGAGTTCGGTGTAGAGGCAAGTTCAGTAAGCCTTGATTTTATACCTATTTTTGAAAAAGGAGCGGTAGTTAGGTTTAAGGGAGATAAAATCCTATTTAGACCTGGCTTCTTTTACCTTTCCCTTGGTTTAGCCCTTGCCCTTGCAAAGTTTGGGAAGGAAGGAGAGGCTATTTTCTTCCAGTTTCACGAGGGTAAGGAAGGTAGTCCCTGGTGGGATATAAAGAACCTTTTTCTGGACTTAACAAAGCGTATTTACAACTACGGTACCTCATATCCTAATCAAGGTTTTACTGATGAGCTTTACCCTACCTTGAAAAAGTACGCTTCTTACGTTGTACCTTATGCTCTTAACTCAGCGGTAAAGAGTGGAAAGAAGATAGAGGTCCTTTTTGACGTTAAAGGAGGGGACTTTAAGGTTCAAGGCCACTTAATAAGGGAGTTCTCTTCAGGTTACCTTGTTCCTTCCTGTGCAGTTGAAGAGTTGGGAGTAGAACCGTTAACCCTTAAACACAGGCTCTTTAAGGTTTACGAATACACTATTGAGAGCTCCTACGAAGGAGTAAAAACGAAGATTAAGTTCTTAGGTAGGGTTATGAGGCTTGCTGGAGGTGAGGAGGCAAAGGTTGGAAACCTTCCAGCTAAGTTAATAAATCCGATAATCCTTACCTCAGATAAGTTAACCTCTCCTGAGAAAATTAAAGATACAGTACTTCAGGCCTTTCACAGTAGTGGCTTTGAAGGGGAGCTCCTCATAGTTCAAACCAATCCCGATTACCCGATTACCCACTTTATAAAGAGGGGAGTTCTTAAAAAGGCCTTTATCCTTCTAAAGTCTGAAGGTGGTACCCATACTAAAGTAATAGAGGACGTTATGGGAGATGAGGCCAACAAAAGGCACTTCTGGACTCTTTTTGCTCCTCTTCCGCCTACAGCTAAGAAACTTTTAAAAGACGAAGGTTTTGTAACTTCCCACGGGATTACCTACCTTCCTTTCCTATCGGGGGAGCTCTGGACTGAAGGAGCTCCTTACTTGAAGTTCCTTTTCCTTACCTACGGGATTTTCCAATCTGACCTCTCTAATGACTTTGCAAAGGAAAAGGAGTACTTAAAGGATTCAGGGGGACTTAGTGTAGTAAGGAAAGGTTCTACGTTTAAGTTCCCAAAAAACGGCCTGATTATTGAGGGTGCTTCAAGGATCGCCAGCGTTCTCTGTATTTGAGGATTAACTGTGGTTGTTAACGATTTAAGACCCTTATTCGGTAAGCTTTTTGAACTCTCCTTTATTAAAAGGGCTTCAGAAGTTTGGGGCTTTAAAGTTCCTATAGTTGAAAGGGAGATTTCCACTTTAACGTCTCTACTGAAGGATTGGGAAGTAGACCCCGATTTTTCAAATAGGTTTTTAAAAGCCGGAACTGTTGCTTTTGACGAGTATCTCAAATTCTTAAGCCAGGCCATAACCTCCCAGGTGGGGAAGTTTAAATTCCTGTCCTTTGAGGAGAGGGTCCTTTACCAGGAAGAACTACTTCCTCTCTCTTACCAGAATGCAGATTTTATTGCCTACTTAAAAGGTGAATGTGGTACAGTTGCTGTCGTTTTGGAGCTAACCACTTCAGGCGTTTTTGAGCTCTTTTACAACTTCTACCACGGTAGAATTGATGAGGGATTAAGTTCCCTTTCGAGGCCGGATATCTTTGTTCCTGTTAACTACTTAACCTCCTCCCTCTTTGAATTTTCAAAGGAGATTTCAGCTTACCTTAATAACCTTGATAGGTTAGGCATTCCGTTTTCAGAATTAGAGGCCATCAAGTTCGCTCAGGTACTTGGATACGCCATTTCCCATAAGCTTGATAGGGAATGGCACGAAAAGAGAGCGGACTACTACTTTATCGGAGTAGTTTCTCCAGTATTTGAGATGCCAAGCGGCCTTTTCAAGGCTGACGGTAGTGATGAGGAGCTTGAAGAGATTTTAGAGAGTTTAAGAAATTACTACAGTAAGAGGAAAAACTTAGGTAATGTAAGTTGTGTTATAGAAAAGGTAGCTGAGAAGGAAACTTGCGAGCTTTACAGTGAAAAGCTTGGCTCAATAAAAGAGGTAAGAGCTAGAGTGGAGAGGGGTATTTTGGAATCTGAAAGGGGAAAGCTCTACCTTATGGTTCACCCGGCAGGTAGTGGTAAGACTACTTCCGTCTTTAAACTCATCAAAAGTTTGAGGGAAAGGGGAGAAAGGGTTTTCCTCTTTTACTTTTCCCCGAGGAAGAGGATAAATGAGGATAAGAGAGAAAAATTCTCTAATGAATTGGGAGGTAAGCTCCTTTCAACTGAACGGGAATTTTCCTCAGGTGATTCGTACAGTGGTTTTTGGACTGGAGGTTTCAGGAAGGGGAAGCTATCCTCTGCAAAGGCAGACCTTGAAAATAGAATTAGGTTAGGTGAAGACCTTGATCTTGTTGGTCTTTTCTCAACTATTCACTCAGTTGCAAGGGTTTACGGTAGGAGTACTGCTGAGAAAGTTAGAGAAATGGCCAAGCTTTGGCTTGAATATGGGAAAGGGAACGGAACCATTATCGTTGTTGTTGATGAGCTTACCGGTAGTGAAGGGGGATTGGTCTCTTTAAAAGACTTGATTGATGCTCTCTCAAGGGAAGGACTTTTAAATAGAACCTATCTCTTTGGACTTGATGCTAACCTTTTGTGTGGTGAAGTTGTTGATAATTACGTTAAGTGGGTAAAGGATTTCCTTGATAAAGGTTTGACAGCTCCAGAGCTCCTGTTAAGGGTTACTGAGGAGAATTTTCAGAGGACCCTTCATAATTACTCTTCAAAGACTGCTGAAGATTTCTTTGGAGTTCCCACTATTGTTGATAGCCAGCCTGCCTTCATTGGAAGAAGCTTGAAGCTAGTAACCAGGTGGGAGCTCCTACCAAAGCCTAAAAGCAGGGAGGAGAGGTTAGGCCTTTTAGCAAAGAAACTTGCCGATTGGCTACTGTTGAAGGGAAAAGGAACCTTCTGTTACATTCAGGATAGGGAAGTTGCAGCTAAGCTTTCTTTACTTTTAGAATCTAAAGGGTATCGGGTTGGGATTTATACTGCCTATAGCTTTAGCGAGGACTTTAAAGGTTGTGACTTTATTATCGGTACCTCGTCAATATCAAGGGGAATTGATGTACCCTTTAATAAAGCCCTAATCCTTATTCCCTCTTTCTTACCTGAAGTTCAGCTTGGGGAAGTTTACCAAGCAGTTTCAAGGATAAGGCAAGGGAAAGGGGATGAAGGTGAAAAGGAGGTAGAGTTTGTTTACATAGGTTTTGAAGGAGATAAAAAAGAGTACAGAAAGCTTTGGGAGTTTAGGGCTTTTAAAGTTGTAGATTTGGCTAAGGAGATTGTCCTTTCTTACTTCCTTAAGAGTAAATCCCACAGAACAGTTGTTCTCCCTCCAACTAGGGAACATACAGGGGATGAGGTAAATATTATTAACTCATTAATTGAAGTTGAAAGGCTTACCGGCGTTCCCGTTTATTCAGCCTCATCTACCACGAGGACTTCTATTTCCTCTCCTGATAAACCTCCCTTAAAGTTCTGTTATCCCTTTAGACTCTATAGAGGCTATGGAACTTTAACTGTAAGCGTTAGGCTTTTAAGGAAAGCCCTTTCCTTATTAAAAACCCTTTTAAAAGAAGAGGGAGTTAGGAAAGAAAGGATAGGAGAGCTAATAGGTATGATTGAAGAGTTAATTAGAGCAGAGGGTAGGAAATTGGTTCCGAACCTCCAGGTGGCTGTTAATAGTGTTTTAACTGAGACTTTTAAAGACAAAATTAAGGGTCTTTCCTATCGGGGGAAGTCTGTTGACCTCCTCATGGCTGAAGGTGGAATAGGCTTTTCTGCCCAGGTTCTTCCTCAAGGGGCAATAGCTTTCGTTTTAAGGAGGGAAAGGTCCTCTTGTTTTGGCTCAGTTCCAAAGGTTCCGTTGGAAAGCCTCTAAGATTTCTTCTTTAAGAAGAAAGTTCCAGCTGTAAAGAGAGCTCCCCCTAAAATTAGAAGGGCGTAAATCTGATCCCTTAACTCCCAGAGGGATCGCCCTTTTATAGCTATAGAGAGAGCTCCGTTTATGTAGTACTTAAGGGGGGATAAGGCCGACAGCCACTGAAGTATTTTTGGCATACTCTCTATCGGAGTCCAGCTTCCTGATAGGTATAAAACAGACACTAAAATTAAGATCGTTAGCTGTGAAACTTGAAGCATGTTCTCCGATATTGAGGCTATAAAGAGGGAAAGTCCCGTTGTTGTAAATGCGTATGCTGCAGTTAAGAGTAGGAAGTCTATCTCCTTTCCGTGAAAGGGAACTCCTGAAAGCTTTTCAACGGTAAAAAACAGTGCAAGGGCAGTAAAGATTAAAACGAGAATGGACATTGCAATAACCTTTACTGTAGTGAAAAACTCAATAGGTACCGGTGAGACGAGGAGCATTTCAACATTTCCCCTCTCCTTTTCAATAACGATTGCGGCAGCAGGAAGGAGGAGGAGGAAGAGGGTAATTACGGTTAAGAGCTCCGAGTAGGCCATAAATACTTTACTTGAGGCGTTCTGGTTGAAGAAAATCCTTGGCCTAACTTCAATCCAGCTCCCTCCTCTCATAAAGTTTCCTGTCAGGAAGGTATAGATTATCTGCTCTGCGTATGCTGAAAAGAGGTAACTTGAGGAGATTTCAGCTCCGTTTACCAAAACTCCAACTTCTAACCTCTTTCCCTCCTTTATGTTCTTTTCAAACTTCTGTGGAATTTCAATAACTCCGATTGCCCTATCATCAAGGAGAACTTTGTCTATCTGGTCGTCGTCCATTAAGTAGCCTTTAAAGTTAAAGTAGTACGGGGGGAACTTTGATATTAGCTCCCTTGATAGAAATGAGTAATCCCTATCCTGAGCGTAAAAGGAGGCGTTTTTTAAAGTTAGGTCAATTCCCGTTGCCGCTAAGTAGATGTCAAGGGTAAAGGCGTAAACTGTAAAGATTAAAAGTCCCCTATTCCTCATAAACTGTAAGAACTCCTTATAAAGGAGGACTAAGAACTTCATTTTTCCCTCTTTTTAAATGTTACGTACGTAATCAGGTAAACCGAAACTAAAAACAGGATTAAGACTGCCAGTTCCCTCCACAGGACGCTAAGAGGGGCTCCTTTAAAGAAGATACCCTTTATGAACTTTAAGTAGTAATAGGTTGGTATTATGTGAGCGGTTATGTAACCGCTCATATCCATTGAAGAGACCGGTGTCATATAACCTGAGTATAGAACTGAGGGAACAACTGTTAGTATTGTTGTCCCAATAAATGCAGCTGCTTGTGAAGAGAAAAGGTTTGATATTAAAAGACCAAAACTTACAGAAACCGCAACGTAAATTAAACTTCCAATAACCATTAAAAGGGTGCTACCCTTTTGGGGAACTCCAAATAGGAGAACTGTCATTCCGTAGCATATGAGGAAGACCGGTATTGAAATGGTAAAGCCTGCGAGTAACTTCCCCATTAAGAACTCTCCCTTGGTTATGGGGGAAGAGTAAACGTTGTATATTGAGCCCATCTCTTTCTCTTTGACGATTAGTAGGGCTGAGAAGACTGCAGGCGATATTAGAAGGACAACTGCAAGGGTCCCTACTGCAATTATGTAGTCCTGATTGAGGGATTCGTTAAACCAGTACCTGCTCTTTACCTTTAAAACATCCTGAAGTTTTAACCTATCAAGGTTTTCCTTTACCGTTATTCCTTCAACGTAAGACTTTATTACCGTTGCCCTGTAGGGAAAGGTTCCGTCAATTATTGCCTGATACCTTGTGTTCTTTCCCTCCTTAAACTTCTCCTCAAACTTCGGCGGAAATACCAGTAGAAATCTGATCTTCTCATCTGTAATTAGGTCAATACCCCTCTTATAAGAATTGACTTCCCCTTTAAAGTCAAAATACTCCCTGTTTGCCTTAAACTTTTCGGCTATCTCCCTAGATAGGGAGCTCTTGTCAAGGTCAAATACTCCAAAAGGAACTTTTTTTACTTCTAACTTCATTCCATATCCGAAGATTATCATCATAGATACAGGGACAAAGAGGAAAGTAATTAACCCGATAGGGTCTCTGAGGAGCTCCTTAACCTCCTTCTTAACTATTCCCCATACTCTTTTCCACTTCATTTACAAAGACGTCCTCCATTGAAATCTCGCCCCTCTTTACTCTTAAAACCTTAACCCCTGCTTCCTTTAGCCTGTTGAGGTCAAGTTCTCCCTTTACGAATACCTTTACCTTCTTCCCGTAAATTACCGCTTTAAACCCAGACTTTTTTAACTTTTCCTCTGCCTCAAATGGGTTTTTAGTGTAAACTATGAAAGGTTCTCCCAACTCCTCTTTAGTTCTCTTTTTGAGCTCGTCGGGAGCTCCCACTGCAACTGCCCTTCCCATGTTCATTAAGAGGAGCCTGTCGCAGTACTCAGCTTCGTCAAGGTAGTGGGTCGTAACTAAAACTGTTGCTCCAAAGTCTTTAGAGTAAGTCCTTATTACCTGCCAAAAAACGTCCCTCTCAGCCGGGTCAACTCCGCTTGTCGGCTCGTCAAGGAAAACGATCGGGGGTTTGTGAAGGAGGGCTGAGAGGAGGGAAACCCTCTGCTTTATCCCAAGAGGAAGAGCCTTTACTTTTACCTTAAGGTAGCTTTCAAAGCCTAAAATATGTGCAGTTCTACTTACGATTTCCTCTACCTCTTCTAAACTTACGCCATAAACGGCTCCCCAGAGCTTAAGGTTTTCCATAACGGTTAGGTCTGTATAGAGTGAGAACTTCTGACTCATGTAGCCGATTATCTCTTTTATCTTCCTCCTTTCCCTCTCCCCGGCAACTAAAATTTCTCCCTCTGTTGGCTGGTAAAGGCCTAAGATTGTCTTTATTAGAGTTGTCTTACCTGCACCGTTTGGTCCAAGTAGTCCGAAAATTTCTCCACTCTTTATAGTAAAACTAACTCCGTTAACTGCCTTAAAGTCTCCAAAGGCCTTAACTACGTTCTTCACCACTACTGCCTCTTCAGGAGGGATGGTTTTCGGCCTTAGAATTTCAGGAAGTTTCACTCTCTTTAGCCCCACCTTTTCAACGAAGAAGTCCTCAATTTCCGGCTCAACTTCCCTTATTTCCACTTTGAGGCCTTTTAATACTTCCCTTATCCTTTCGCCTTTACAGACAGCCCTTACCTTTTTCCCCTTCAGTCTAACTGTATTCGTTATTTCCCACAGCTTCTCGTAAGCCTTTCTGTAGTCCTCTCCTTCAACTACAAATACCCTTCCCTTTGTCCTTGCAACCTCCTCCGGCTCGCCCTGAGATAGGGCCTCTCCTCCCTTCATTAGCAAGATGGAGCTCCCCCTCTCTGCCTCATCAAGGTAGGAGGTTGCAACCATTACGGTTACCCCTTCCTTTACAAAGTCGTAGATTAACTTCCAGATTTCCCTCCTTGAAACGGGGTCAACTCCGGTTGTCGGCTCATCAAGTATTAAAAGCTCAGGTTTGTGAATGAGGGCACAGCATATCCCGAGTTTCTGCATCATTCCGCCTGATAGTTTCCCGGCCTTTCTCTCTTTAAAGGGGTAAAGGCCGGTTACTTTGAGAAGGAGCTCCATCCTCTCTCTCTTTTCCCTTTCACTAACTCCGTAAAGGTCTGCAAAGAACTCAAGGTTTTCTTTAACTGAGAGCCTCTTATAGAGGTTGTGCCCCAATCCCTGAGGCATGAAGGAGATTTTCTCTCTTACCTTTTGAAATTCCCTTTCCCTGTTTGGGTCCTTTCCAAATACCCTTAAACTTCCTCCGTCGTACTTTATAACTCCCGCTGTAGACTTGAGAACTGAAGACTTTCCAGCCCCATCAGGTCCAATGAGAATGTAGACCTCCCCCTTATCAACCTTAAAGTCAAGCCCCTTTACTGCAATAACCTTTCCTCTTCTGTAAGTTACAGTTAACCCTTTACCTTCAACTACTCTCATTCCTTAACTTCCAGATAACAGTCCGCAGGCATTCCCGGCTTTAAGACGAACTTAGGGTTTTCAATCAGCCTCAGCTTGACTTTAAACACCTGTTTTACCCTTTCCTCCTTAGTTTGAACCTCCTTAGGGGTGAACTCTGCCCTCGTGCTAACGTAGGTTAGAACTACAGGGAACTTTCTCTTCGGGTAGGCATCAACGACCAAGTAGCCCTTCTGCCCTACGTGGAGAAGGCCAACTTTGCTCTCAGGGACGTACCCTTCAAAGTAGAGCTTATTCAGGTTGTAGAGGGTAAAAAGACTTGCTCCCGCTCCAACAACCTCTCCCGGCTCAACCATCTTCTCCGAAACTACTCCGTTAATTGGAGAGGTAATTTTCAGGTTCTCTAAAACTACCTCAACTTCCTCTAAGCTCCCCTTTAAGCTCTTAGCCCTGTTAAGAGCTCCCTTGTAGAGCTCCTCCTTTGCCTCAATTGACCTTTCGGTGGCCCTTATTTCCTTCTTTAGGGCCTCTATTTCCCTTTTCCTGTTTTAGGCAAGCTTAACTCCTTTCTCTGCTTCCTTTATGAGAGCTCTTGCTCCCTCAACTGCAGCCTCGGCACTTTTATAGCCGCTTTCAGCCTCCCTCAGCCTCAGCAATGCTTCCTCATACCTGCTCTTAGAGATAACTCTCCTTTCGTAAAGCCTCTTAAACCTCTCGTAGTCCTTTTTTACCTTCTCTAAGGTTGCCTCTGCCCTATACTTTTGAGCTAAGGCCCCTTTTAAAGAGGCCTTTGCCCTCTTTAACTTCTCTTTAGAGACCTTAATTGAAAGGGAAACCTCTCTTTCAAATTCCCTCAGTTTTTCCCTCTGTGCGGCCAACTTCTCCTTTAAGAGCTCCACCTCTTTCTTTAGCGCCTCAGCCTCCTTTAGAGCTCCTTGGTAAGCCTTCTCTGCCGCTTCCCTCCTTGCCTTAACCTCTTTTGAGTCAAGGAAGGCAAGGATTTCTCCTTTCTTAACCTCATCGCCCTCATCAACGAAAACTTTCTCCACTTTTCCTGCATACTTTGTAGCAACGTCGTACTCGTCTCCCTCTATCCTGCCGTTTATGTATAAAACTCCTTTCTCTTCATTTTTACATGAGGAAACAAAGAAGGGGACCAAGACCAAAATCAGGGCCAAAAACCTTTTCATAGTTTCCCTCCGACTGCGTACTCAAGCTGAGCCAATGCTTTATAGTAGTCTGCGACTACTTTAACTAAGGAGGACTTCGCACACGTTAGGTAGGCTATTGCATCAATAACTTCAGTAGAGGTTCCGACGTGCTCCTTGTACCTCTCCTTTGAGTCCCTTAAGAGCTCCTTTGCCTCCTCTACCCTCTTCCTTGCAGCTTCAATTCTCTTTAAAGCTGTGTCAATGTTTGTGCAGGCTGAAACTACTTGAAGCCTAACCTGCCTCTTTACCTCTTCAAGCTTCCCTTTTATTTTTAACTTCTCTTCCCTGCTCCTCTTTAGCTCCCAGAACCTCTTACTTCCCTCAAATATGGGAACCGATATTCCAACGCTTGTGCTCTTGTTTGAAAAGTTGCCATTTAAGGGGTACTGGTCGGTCTTTGAGTAGGAGAGTTTCAGGAAGGCCTGGGGCATAAACTGGCTCTTTGCAAGGTCAACTCCCCTTTCTGCTGCCCTTAAAAAGAGTTTTACCTGTTTTATAGCTGCCCTTTCCTTTAGTGCCCTTTCAACTAACTCCTCAGGGTTAAACCTCCTTCCTTCAACCTCAAGGTTAATTTCCCCCTTTGGCTCAAAGTCAAAATCCCCTGAGTCAACCCTTAACTTCTCAAGGGCTACCCTGTAGTAGCCTATAGCCTCCTTTAACCTCTCCTCTGCCTCGCTTACCTTTACCTCTGCCTCAAGGAGGTCTCTCCTTGGAACTATCTCCTCATCAAAGAAGGCCTTTACCACCCTGTAGTGCTCCTTTGCGCTCTTTAGTGACTCTTTAGCTGTTTCTACCAGCGCCTTTGCCTTCAGAACCTCGTAGTAGTCCTCCTTTACCCTTTCAACGATTAGGTTTTTAACCTCCTCAAGGTAAAACCTGTAACCTTCCTTCTGGCTCTTCTTTACCCTGATCAGGTTTAAAATCCTCTCCCCTGTGAATAAGGGAGTTTGGAGTGAGAGCTCCTCTTGGTAGAACTTCCTCTTAAATAGGGAAAATGAGGTCGGAGGGAGAGCTCCTCCCAGAACCTCCATCGTGTAGGAAGGGGTATCTGAAAGGTCTGTGTACGAATAGCTGAACTTAACTTCCGGTAGGTAGTTGCCAAAAGCCTTTTTAACCTCGTACTCAGAGGCCTTCAGCTGCCTCTTAGCTTGCTCAATCTGGGGGGAGCTCTTTAGAGCAGTTTCAATTAGGCTCTGGAGCTCCCCTGCTATGCCCAGAGTTGGCATTAGGGTTAGTGTTACTATCAGTGCTAATCTCATCCTCTTCCTCCGTAAATAGTGCAGGTATGAGGGTTGAAATCCCGCAGATAGTTGCAAAGAAAAATGCATCTGCAAACGAGTGCCAGAATGCGTGTTTTGTGTAGAGCGTTCCAAGGATAGCGTTTGCCTTTTCACTTAACATCGGCTTTACAGTTGACATCTCGTAGTAAAGGTGGTTTTTTACTTCCGTTAGGAAGGAGATTACTTGAGGGCTTTGAGAAGAGACTTTTTCGGCCATCCTTATGAGGTGTTTATCCTGTGATGAGATTAAGAT includes:
- the ligA gene encoding NAD-dependent DNA ligase LigA, coding for MYTKQEERELQKLTDELLKFIEGKTKDYWKKLSTEEAREIAEKLRKVIRYHDYKYYVQANPVISDYQYDKLFHVLKDLEEAHPEIVTPDSPTQRIAPAFTGEFEKVKHYAEMTSLENTYSPEDLREWDRKVKELLGVDEVEYIVEPKFDGASVELVYQNDLFVRGATRGDGIYGEDITVNLRTIKSIPLRAPFSKYGIDLISVRGEVIMPKSVFKRLNEERERKGLTPFANPRNAAAGTIRLKNPAEVAKRGLDCYVYQILHSEPKRLCEDIRTQKGALELLSNCGFKTPPIQKICKSIDEVIETVLAAQEERESWDFEADGMVVKVNDTCAWEKLGETLHHPRWAVAYKFPAKQAVTKLIDVVWQVGRTGALTPVAILEPVEVGGVIVSRATLFNPDFIRMKDIRLGDYVIVERAGETIPYIVGPVVDRRTGDEKPIEVPTHCPVCGAPIVKELDEAVPRCPNINCPAQLKEHLIYWGKVLDIKGLGEATANQLMKKGLVKSIADLYYLDKKDLIRLPGWGIKKAQNLLEQIEKSKSAPFWKKLTALGIRHVGEKTAQLLAKRFKNIKELMEADFTTLASIPGIGPITATSIKNFFKAEQNIEMIKRLEEAGFKFERTPEEEAEQELPKPLAGQNIVFTGELDHFTRKEAQHIVGLLGGNPTNSVTRRTSFVVVGKNPGSKYQRAQKLGIKMINEEEFINMLKEYAKENPEVRKILQEKGLL
- a CDS encoding DEAD/DEAH box helicase family protein, whose product is MVVNDLRPLFGKLFELSFIKRASEVWGFKVPIVEREISTLTSLLKDWEVDPDFSNRFLKAGTVAFDEYLKFLSQAITSQVGKFKFLSFEERVLYQEELLPLSYQNADFIAYLKGECGTVAVVLELTTSGVFELFYNFYHGRIDEGLSSLSRPDIFVPVNYLTSSLFEFSKEISAYLNNLDRLGIPFSELEAIKFAQVLGYAISHKLDREWHEKRADYYFIGVVSPVFEMPSGLFKADGSDEELEEILESLRNYYSKRKNLGNVSCVIEKVAEKETCELYSEKLGSIKEVRARVERGILESERGKLYLMVHPAGSGKTTSVFKLIKSLRERGERVFLFYFSPRKRINEDKREKFSNELGGKLLSTEREFSSGDSYSGFWTGGFRKGKLSSAKADLENRIRLGEDLDLVGLFSTIHSVARVYGRSTAEKVREMAKLWLEYGKGNGTIIVVVDELTGSEGGLVSLKDLIDALSREGLLNRTYLFGLDANLLCGEVVDNYVKWVKDFLDKGLTAPELLLRVTEENFQRTLHNYSSKTAEDFFGVPTIVDSQPAFIGRSLKLVTRWELLPKPKSREERLGLLAKKLADWLLLKGKGTFCYIQDREVAAKLSLLLESKGYRVGIYTAYSFSEDFKGCDFIIGTSSISRGIDVPFNKALILIPSFLPEVQLGEVYQAVSRIRQGKGDEGEKEVEFVYIGFEGDKKEYRKLWEFRAFKVVDLAKEIVLSYFLKSKSHRTVVLPPTREHTGDEVNIINSLIEVERLTGVPVYSASSTTRTSISSPDKPPLKFCYPFRLYRGYGTLTVSVRLLRKALSLLKTLLKEEGVRKERIGELIGMIEELIRAEGRKLVPNLQVAVNSVLTETFKDKIKGLSYRGKSVDLLMAEGGIGFSAQVLPQGAIAFVLRRERSSCFGSVPKVPLESL
- a CDS encoding ABC transporter permease, which produces MKFLVLLYKEFLQFMRNRGLLIFTVYAFTLDIYLAATGIDLTLKNASFYAQDRDYSFLSRELISKFPPYYFNFKGYLMDDDQIDKVLLDDRAIGVIEIPQKFEKNIKEGKRLEVGVLVNGAEISSSYLFSAYAEQIIYTFLTGNFMRGGSWIEVRPRIFFNQNASSKVFMAYSELLTVITLFLLLLPAAAIVIEKERGNVEMLLVSPVPIEFFTTVKVIAMSILVLIFTALALFFTVEKLSGVPFHGKEIDFLLLTAAYAFTTTGLSLFIASISENMLQVSQLTILILVSVLYLSGSWTPIESMPKILQWLSALSPLKYYINGALSIAIKGRSLWELRDQIYALLILGGALFTAGTFFLKKKS